ATTTGGACCGTCAGCATGCGACACCGGATGACAGTTGAGAAACTGACGGGCGTGCAGAAGCGTGGAATTCTTCGGTCGGTTCGCGAGGGGAATCGTATGGAGACTCCGGTATTCGAGGAGATCGATCCGGGGGCCGATTGCGATTGCCCCGGCTGTGTCCACTGGCGGCGGGTCATGCCGTACTCGACCCAGTACGCCCATCTGAGTCACCCGGCGGCCAGGACCGCCAGGAACGCCCTCGTGGTGGCCACCGCCGCCGGTGCCGCACTCGGCGCGGCGCATGCGGTACCCGCGGTCGCGGCGGCCCACGGCCCGTCCGGTCCCGGTGCCGTTCCCGCAGGTGAGGAGCCGAAAACCCCGCAGGGGAAGAAGGCTCCGCTGCACGGCCCGGGCGGCCGTCCGGCGGGCGGGGAGAAGCCGCCGAAGGGGGTGACGACGCCGCCCACCACCCGCGCCGAGATCATCGAGCGGGCCGAGAAATGGATTGCCGACGAGGTGCCGTACAGCATGCGCGAGTACTGGTCCGACGGTTATCGCCAGGACTGCTCGGGGTTTGTGTCGATGGCCTGGAACCTCCCCGGAAACGAATGGACGGGAAGTCTCGACACGTTCGCACAGCGGATTTCCAAGGACCGGCTGGAACCCGGAGACATGCTGCTCTTCCACAATCCGAAGGACCCCCACCGGGGCTCGCACGTCGTCCTCTTCGGCGGCTGGACGGACCACACGGAGACCCACTACATCGCCTACGAGTCGGCCCGCCCGTACGCCCGCAGGCAGGCCACCCCCTACGGGTACTGGAACAACGCGACCCGCTACGTGCCGTACCGCTACAAGGGGCTGATCCCGGACGGCGCGGGCTCTTCCGGCGACGGGACGGACGCCGCGAACGGCTCCGACGACCCCGACGGCTCCACCGGCGGCTTCGAGGGCGTCGGCGCACCCGCCGCCCCGGTAGACACCGTCGGCGCGAAGGGGTCCGCCGGGCCGTCCGGTGGTGACCGTTTCCCCGGCGCCGCGGCCTTCGGCCCCGGGGCGCGGAACAAGCACGTCGCCCGGCTGGGGCAGATGCTGGTGGCGCGCGGCGGGGCCCGCTTCTACACCGGCGGTCCGGGGCCGATCTGGTCGGACGCCGACCGCAGGGCCACCCGGGCGTTCCAGTGGGCGCAGGGCTGGTCCGGCCGTCACGCCGACGGGATTCCGGGCCCGTTGACCTGGTCGTACCTGGTCACCGGGAGGGGCAGGGACATCCCGCCGGCGCCGGGCGGGAGCCCCGGCCCCCAGGGCACGTCGGCGGTCCCGCCGAGGCCCCCCGTCGTGCACCGGCCGACGGGGAGGCCGGGAGGCCCGGGCCCGTCCGCCTCGACCGGCTCGCCCGTCAGGCCCGGCACCCCGGAGGCCCCGGAGGCCCCGAAGTCCCCGGCAGCCCCCGTGACACCCGCCTCGCACGGTGTCCTCGGCTACCCGGGGCGCGCCATGTTCCGGCCGGGCGCGGACAACGTGTTCGTCACCCGTCTGGGGAGGCGGCTGGTCGAGAAGGGGTTCGGCAAGTACTACACCTCGGGTCCGGGACCGCGCTGGGGTGAGTCGGACCGGCGGAACGTGGAGGCGTTCCAGCGGGCCCAGGGGTGGCGCGGCGGCGCGGCGGACGGCTACCCGGGCCCGGAGACCTGGCGCCGCCTGTTCTCCTGACGCCCTCACCCCTCGCCCCCCCACCCGTCCACCCCCCCACCCCCCCCACCTCTCCCCCTCACCCCTCACCCCTCACCCCTCACCCCTCGCCCCCTCACCGACCCTCACCACGGTTCTTCCTGCGCGGAGGCATGGAGGCACGTATGAGTACGACCACCTCACACACCCCGGAGCCCGAGGGGGCCGCGCGGCCCGCCCGGCTCATCCAGAACGAGACGACCACCGAGATCCCCGTCCATCTGCTGTTCCGGGACGACCCCGCCCCGGTCTCCGTCCCGGTCACCCCCGCCGTCGTGGGCCGGCGGCGCGGCACCGGCGAGCAGCCGAGGGTGCGGCAGGGGCCCGCCTCCGTGAAGTCGCGCCCCGCGGTCGAGGTCGACCCCGAACTCGTCGAGCGCCCGGCCCGGGTGATGCCCGGGGTGGTGGGTGTGCTGGGCGGGGCGTGCGGGGTGGCCGGATGCGTGCTCACCTCCTGGTGGGCCGGGGTGTTGCCGGGGCTCGCGGTACGGGCGCTCGGGCTGCCGACCGCGTACGCGGGCGCCGGGCTCGGACCGGCGCAGTGGGCCGCGTACGCGGGGGCCGGGGCTCTGACGATGTTCGGGTTCGGCGGGCTGGCGCGGGGACGGACCGGACGGGCCTGGGTGCTGGGGCTGTTCGGGCGCTACCGGGGGACGGTCCGCCGCACCGGGCTGCTCTGGGTGAACCCGCTCGTGCTGCGCCGCCGGGTCGACGTACGGCTGCGGCACTGGCGGAGCGAGCCGATGGCGGCCGTCGACGCGAACGGGGTGGCGCTGCGGGTCGTCGTCCTCGTGGCGTGGCGGGTCAGGGACACCGCGCGGGCCCTGCTCGGGATCGAGGACCATGAGCGGTATCTGCGCGAGTGCGTGGAGGCGGCGGTGTCCCGGGTGCTGTCGCGGCTGCCGGCGGACGTGGCGCCGGGGGCGCTGGTGCGGGACTCGACGCTGCGCAACACGGAGGCGGTGGGCGAGGCGCTGACCCGGCTGGTGGCGGCGGACGCGGCGCCGGTCGGGATGGAGGTGTTCTCGGTCCAGCCGATCCGGATCGAGTACGCGCCCGAGGTGGCCGCCGTGATGCAGCGCCGCCGGATCGCCGCGCTCGACGCCCAGCACCGGGACACCGTGCTCACCTCCGTCGTCGACTCCGTCGAGGACACGGTGACCCGGCTGACCGTGCGCGGCCTGGTCGAACTCGACGACTACGAGCGCAAGGCGCTGGTGAAGGACCTGACGGTGGCGTTCTATACAGGGCGCCGCGAAGTGTCCCCGTGAACCCGGAAATTGGTATGGACATGTTCAACCGGCACCCATAATCTGGGACTTGGTCTAGACCTGGAAACACCCCCACGTACTCCAGGGAGCGGCAGCATGCGCAAGCACACGCGTAGCAGGACCAAGTGGTACGCCGCCGGCGTCGGCCTGGCCACCACCGGAGCGCTCGTCCTCTCCAGTGGTGGCGCCACCGGCCACGGCTACACCGATCTTCCCGTCAGCCGGCAGAAGCTCTGTCAGAACGGCACCGTGACCAACTGCGGCGACATCCAGTGGGAACCGCAGAGCGTCGAGGGACCGAAGGGCTTCCCGGGCTCAGGGCCGGCTGACGGCCAGATCTGCTCCGGCGGCAACAGCAGGTTCAACCAGCTCAACGCGTCCACGAAGCCGGGCGGCGGCGCCTGGCCCACCACCAGGGTGACGGGCGGTCAGAACTACACGTTCCGCTGGCAGTTCACGGCCATGCACGCCACCACCGACTTCAAGTACTACGTCACCAAGGCGGGCTGGAACCAGAACCACGCCCTCGCCCGCTCCGACCTCAACCTGACCCCGTTCCTCACGGTCCCGTACAACGGCCAGCGCCCACCGTCCACGCTCTCCCACACGGGACGCCTGCCGTCCGGGCTGAGCGGCCACCACGTGATCGTCGCCGTCTGGACGATCGCCGACACCACCAACGCGTTCTACGCCTGCTCGGACGTCACCTTCTGAGCGGCTCCCCTTCCGGCCCCGCCAGTTCTGAGCATCTCTTGAGCTGCGCGGGGCCCCCACATGGGTACGTTCCCCACGCGCCGCCGGCCAGGGCGGACACCGAACCCCGGGGGAACACCGTGAACGCCTTCTTCTACCTCATTCCCGTGGTCATCATGACCGTCATCGCCTT
The DNA window shown above is from Streptomyces akebiae and carries:
- a CDS encoding peptidoglycan-binding protein, with the protein product METPVFEEIDPGADCDCPGCVHWRRVMPYSTQYAHLSHPAARTARNALVVATAAGAALGAAHAVPAVAAAHGPSGPGAVPAGEEPKTPQGKKAPLHGPGGRPAGGEKPPKGVTTPPTTRAEIIERAEKWIADEVPYSMREYWSDGYRQDCSGFVSMAWNLPGNEWTGSLDTFAQRISKDRLEPGDMLLFHNPKDPHRGSHVVLFGGWTDHTETHYIAYESARPYARRQATPYGYWNNATRYVPYRYKGLIPDGAGSSGDGTDAANGSDDPDGSTGGFEGVGAPAAPVDTVGAKGSAGPSGGDRFPGAAAFGPGARNKHVARLGQMLVARGGARFYTGGPGPIWSDADRRATRAFQWAQGWSGRHADGIPGPLTWSYLVTGRGRDIPPAPGGSPGPQGTSAVPPRPPVVHRPTGRPGGPGPSASTGSPVRPGTPEAPEAPKSPAAPVTPASHGVLGYPGRAMFRPGADNVFVTRLGRRLVEKGFGKYYTSGPGPRWGESDRRNVEAFQRAQGWRGGAADGYPGPETWRRLFS
- a CDS encoding SPFH domain-containing protein, whose protein sequence is MSTTTSHTPEPEGAARPARLIQNETTTEIPVHLLFRDDPAPVSVPVTPAVVGRRRGTGEQPRVRQGPASVKSRPAVEVDPELVERPARVMPGVVGVLGGACGVAGCVLTSWWAGVLPGLAVRALGLPTAYAGAGLGPAQWAAYAGAGALTMFGFGGLARGRTGRAWVLGLFGRYRGTVRRTGLLWVNPLVLRRRVDVRLRHWRSEPMAAVDANGVALRVVVLVAWRVRDTARALLGIEDHERYLRECVEAAVSRVLSRLPADVAPGALVRDSTLRNTEAVGEALTRLVAADAAPVGMEVFSVQPIRIEYAPEVAAVMQRRRIAALDAQHRDTVLTSVVDSVEDTVTRLTVRGLVELDDYERKALVKDLTVAFYTGRREVSP
- a CDS encoding lytic polysaccharide monooxygenase auxiliary activity family 9 protein is translated as MRKHTRSRTKWYAAGVGLATTGALVLSSGGATGHGYTDLPVSRQKLCQNGTVTNCGDIQWEPQSVEGPKGFPGSGPADGQICSGGNSRFNQLNASTKPGGGAWPTTRVTGGQNYTFRWQFTAMHATTDFKYYVTKAGWNQNHALARSDLNLTPFLTVPYNGQRPPSTLSHTGRLPSGLSGHHVIVAVWTIADTTNAFYACSDVTF